A segment of the Nasonia vitripennis strain AsymCx chromosome 2, Nvit_psr_1.1, whole genome shotgun sequence genome:
TTCTCCTGGCATAACCGCAGTAGCATTGCGGCCGCGTCGAATACCTCAACAACGACCTCAACAAGTGGCTCCTCGTCAACTTTGACTGTACTCCAATCTATACGATGAGTCGAGTGTTCAAGTCAAGCTTACACTTGTACGTACACAGCGAAGCTCGCCAGCTTCCAAAGCCACGGCATTACCTTGCACACAGTGTTATACGCTGCACTGTGTGTATATCGATCGTATTTTCAGCGGTTATCTCTCGTCATAACTATGCTCGAAAATCCCCGTGAGCGTAAAAGACGAAAAGTTACTACTCGAATCCGCTTAAAGGCGCGAGTCGacgtatatagtataattCTTCGCTGATCCGAAACAAATGAAGAGGCTTAGAGTGCAGCGAAAATGCCATCGCAAGCTTGCGGAACGCGTGCAAGCTTTCACTTGGCCCTTAAATTTGTCTAACTCGCGAGTACAATACTGTTTCTCTCTCTAGTCGAAAGCCCCAAGAGACGAGTCTTTCGGAGCAAAGCTACAGTCGTGCGGCCTACTATTTTCTCTCACTCGATGTCGCTGCAGGTGTATACACACGTCTCTTTATTTTCTAGCagtttttttctcgcgcacTCGTTTCATTTCGACTGTCAATGGCGCGAATCGAGCGAGCGTGCGTGTGAACGCGTTGTTTTTCGTTTTTCGAATGGTTATAACTTGTCTGCGCTGCGGCTTCGcacgaaattacagattttATAAGTTTGTGAGTATACCGAAATGTTGCGAAGCGTCacatttgaaatttgaaaatattcataccAATGGTCGTACGTTATTTGAATCAttgagcagaaataaaattctTCATTCTGtgcttaatatttttcaaaaatatccgataaataaaatatcgatAATCAATGATATTTCCGAATGAATATACCAGGAATAAAATATCCCTAATCATGATACATTAAAGCTAAAATAAATGTTTGCTCCACTACTTATACGTAAAGTGCGATGGATGGAAAATTAGGTCAATGGAAAGGATCTTTTCATGGTTTACAGTGTATATATCCCGCCGTAAAATTCCAGGTCACTTGTTTCCGCAAACATCAATTTCATCTCAGTCGTAAAAAAGCTTCTTCTCGCCATACCAAATCACGTACTCACAgctattgaaaataaaagggAGAAACTAATAATCGTCAACGCGAAACACATCCCCCAGCAACAGTTTCGTCTTTTCTTGCGCATTTCCGTCGCAAAAACATACAGTCATTTATATATctagccgagagagagagagagagagagagagagagagagagagagagagagagagagacgcgagaAATAAGGATCCGAATAGCGAGGCGATTCGCGAGGGAGAGTCGCGCAAAAACGAGGCTCGGCGCGCGCAGAGGCTGCGCGAGATGGGGCCGGATAACTCGTCCCTGAAGTGCAGTAACCTCGGCGCTCGAGAGGAGAGCAAAGGCCTTATGACCCGTGCAAAATGTATGCCCCCCGTATACAACAAGTGCCcgctatacatacacacgccTTATACCtttgctgccgccgccggggCTAAATCGAGCGCGCGGAATTTCATTTGAACTTCCCGCTCTCCACTCGGTtattcttctctctttcgcttttttttacttctccCTATTTCTATACATATTCGAAGGCGCCCGCGCGAGGAAACTTTCGTCGcaagcgcgcgtgtgtgcgagagCTCGTTCCTTATTAATCGCGCGTCTTAGCTGTTCCCTCGATATTTGTTCTGCGAGGCTGATTCTGCGGCGCTAGAGCTTGCGCGCAAGCTCTATCCCCGGCGCGCTGATCGAATTATGAATTCCAAAGGAATATTACACTAGAAAAGCAAGCGAAGGAGAGGTCGAAATTGTGTGGCGGGGGTCAGAGAGATACCGCTGGGAAATCAGGTGTCGTCCTTTGATTCTCGATTTGATTTCGCGCGGCTATAGGAGAGGATGATTTGTTTGTTATCGAATGCGTAGTATAGTACAAGTGGATCGACTGTGAGGCTCTGGACGTCGTTGCTATGCTACTGTAGTGATTACTTGATGCTGCGATGATTTCTCGAAAAGGTTTGCTCGAAAAGCGAACTGAACAGATTTGACGGCTTTATTGCACTCGTGTATATTTCTGTATTAGCAGAAACCAAACTTAAACATTCGAAGTCGATCGTCATCAATTAAATCTGATGATGCATCTTCATATTGCGGGGGTGGGGAAACATCTCCCTACGCTCTCCTCCTTCTCTTGCCTTTTTCATCCCTCGAGCCACGACATATATGAGCGCGTTAATATATAGCTATGCATACTATAGAGCTGCTCTCTATCTCGTGCGGATGATTCTTCGAGCGCGAAAGTGAGTTATGAATGACGTCGCGCACTGGTATTACCAGCCACAAATTTCAAGCAGGCCTCGAGGATATCCCCGGGACGATGAGAAATTTGGCGAGCGACGATCGAACCTGCTGCAAACTTATCTCGACTCAAAGTTTCACGAGCTTCCTGCGACCTGTCACTTATATGCGTTACTCCCTCTAATATGTACTATAATTTTGCGCACGTGGATTAATATTGCTGCTTTGAGAAATTTATGCACGTGAAATATTCACcgtgtaaaaataaaagtattgatttcagatttgtACGTAGTTATACAACgaatattattttgaaaatcacaGCACTGTTCCAACAACTTTATTCTCGAGAGTGGTTCATCGGCGTATTGATTCGTGCGACTGATAATGACTGATCGTTAATGAGGAAGGAGCGACTTTGCGCGCATAAGTCCGCGAATTACGCCGAAAAGCCCCCGATGGTTATGCGCGCACGAATAGGTCTGTACCTGCCTGACCCTTGTAGCTTCTCGTATGGTCTATATTTAGCGGTCTATCTATCGCGCAGTATCTATCCGTCTCTCTTTGTCCAATAGAATCGATATATAGCTATCGTCTGGTGGGCGACATTCGTGTCACTTACTCATAGCTCGGTAAATGAGTAATAACCGCATCGTGTGAAGGTTATAATATTATGTACTACGATCAGCTAAGCCTATTGTTGCAATCGCGTTGCAAATCTAATATACCGAGTATATAAATCCACGTATGTATACAGAGCTTGCGTAAGTGTAGAACTagatttatcgaaataataaataaaggacaacatatttttaaatgaaagCGCAATCTACTGTTATACTATAAGTAGTAAAGGACATTTTGAATAGACAgtcgtaaaaaaatattttttttttattttttcacacaGATATTTAACTTATACAGAATTTTTATATCatatattttcgtttttttcctTTGTCGACTTTCATTGATCATCATCATTTAGGAGattcacaaaaatataatgtGTACACGTCTTTCGCGGATGATTCTGTTAGTATATAAACTAGAAGAAGCGAGTTAATATACGAAAAAATcgttaaatgaaattttaacaaGCTTGCAGTATTGTCGAGTATTAATTTTGTTATGAGCGCACAAGGCAAGGCAGGATTGTCGTTATCAATTCGTTTACAGAAAGACGCAAGTTAAGATAGATCTAACCGTTCTattcgtttttaattaaaatactaGTTGTCGGAGGGAATAAAGTAAGACTAAAAAACGTACAACCTTGTAAGCTGCCTGCttcaataataacataaatatgataaaatactattcaagaaaaataattgtataGCTTAATATCACGCTGAAAATTATGCTTGTTTTCGTatagacaaaaaattattgtcatGGGTGGGATTAAAATTCTTCAACGTTGTCGACGATCAGCCCAACACTGAGAGCAGTAGTACTGATTTTCAGGAGAACCAAAAAACTTACAGTCTTGAGTGCGACAACGTTTGACcaaatcctgaaaaaaatgTACCCATGATTCGTCTGAATTGAATTAGTTAATTTTCTAATTATACAGATAGTTAACTTACAGAGTCAATGTTACCCCTAAGATCAGTTTTAGGTTCTTCAGGTACTACTTGATCATTGTAGAAGGTTGATCTAGAAAAACATTTACTAACATAAAGCCAATTTCATAGAAAGTTTTCTCATTTTCAGATGAGAAACCATTTTTTGTACGATTATCaagtggatgaaaaaaatctaaccTTGAAAGATAAAGAGTTCCATCTTTTTTATGATTTGTTGCTGGAAGTTTGCTTACACTTGCATGACTGTTGCTGTCACTTGCAGCATAAAACTTTGATTTACCAGCTCCGTAGTTCATTTCACTACCAGGGTTGTTACCCTGGTGATCTTGCAGGTACCTAAAAGTGCGAGATAaatgattttacaaatatgaaaaaaaaggaaaatatttaatattactCAAAGATACCTTGCATGAGCgctttctaaataattttgaagcatttgatcAGCATACTGATGCCTTCTACTTCTTATTCTAACACAAAGTAAGGTATCCCCATATCCTCCAGAGTTAGAGGACGGTGGGCTCTTTGGTCTTCTATtcatgaaccaaatttttttactgacAGATTTTCCAATAGATCCGAATTGCTTGGCTACACCCATTAACTGTTTAGCTGTTTTACTTTTTGCAGCATCAGACTCTGATAACCTATCTATTTCATCAGGAGTGAATACCTGATATTCACAGtctaaatattcttttataagaaTTTCCATCTGAAAATAAAcgtatttacaattttaaaattgcaTAATGATATAAGTTATTTTATGAGTATAGAACTAATGTACTAACTGTATCTGGTTGACAAGCTAACAAATCTTGAGAAGCAGCCCATACCCAGTCAGGTCCTGGATCCACAGCAAAAAGTACAGGATAAAGTTGCCCAGTATCAGGATCAACGAGTGGTATACTATAACCTTGAATACTACCCTCGCTGGGATCAGAACTACTATCTACTGTGACAAGTGGGGAAAAGTGTGCTGAGTGATATGCCAACAATAATGGTGTCCTATGACACCTCGAAGGAGGAACTTCAAGAGGAAGATAAATTCCTCCAAAAGGAATCGGAGCCAATGCAACACCCTCAGAATCCCTGAGCATTGTCTCTGCTATAACAATGATTGGTCGTCGCAAGATGTGTGCCAGGGCAAGTACATGTATCTAAAagttgaattaatttttaaaatatatacatcttactatttaaaaaacaacCGCTTTTATTCTTAAtcgtaataattaaataaaataaatgtaccTCTTCTAAGCTTTGGTAGGAAGTACTCATTTGATTTCGAGGATGTGTTGAAGCCATATCTACTATAGCTTGCCACTCTGCCACCCATTCAGCTTCTGTATATGTTAAACCAGCTACTGCATTCAGACCTAGTTGTCTCCATCTCCACCTCCTAATAATTGATATCACATTAAAGTAAAgtatgttatttttttatatttactataTGAATAGTTATTGAATACCTGAACAGAGCAAGTCGATATTCTCCTTTTGATAACGTATTGTGCAGAGTATCTCTTAAAGTAAGTTCCCTATCATGAAAGCCCCACATTCCAAGAGATGCAGCATGAAGAAGACAATTTCCATCACCAGTTGTTGCAAGTGGCCAAAGAACTCTATTTTTCCCTCCGCACCACCAATTCAGTCTCCCAGCAGCTTCTAAGGAAGCGAGACATCCTCCTTCTATCAGGTCTTTTTCCAAAAACTGTCGGAAGTCATCTGAACAACAAAGTTAATTACATATTTCATATTATAGAAGTAGTGAaactacatttttataataagaagCATGctaaactttataaaattatactcgGATCTTACCTGGATAAATAGATAAATCGGGTAACGAGAACGTAAACTCTGGAGTGTCAATAGATCCTAATGCTAGTTGCAACCGAGCATGCGTAACAATATCAGCATTTTCGGTGGCTCTGGATATGCCTCTGGCAAGTTTTTTGGTAGCTCCAGCCTCGGGAGGCTGGAGAGAGTTGCCACTGGAGCCGCCCTCTTGGTTGAGTGCATCGTACATTGATAAGGCACCACTCATAGCAGTGTCATGCAGAGACATGTAAGAGTGATTCTTGAAATGTCCCTATTTCTCTACATGGAGGTCATTTGTCTTTGTGTCACTCGAATACTGAGTATGCATGTCACAGATGCATACAATCACATTACGATGCTGAAACATGAACTGCTGCTTTCATTCACCTGTAAAGAATTAAAAGAGGACTTTAGTATTTTTGTTAAGTTCCAATATGtgtaaaacaaaataactaCTGATTAGGCTCTCGCAATGAAGGTAtggattttatatttttcctaaatcACATTTATTCTATGAATAAATGTTGTAATGAAAGTAAAAGTCTCTAGTGCTTGCCGAAGACAAAATGGGAGCAAAAGTGTGGAAGAGTGAATCGAATGTGAAGAAGTGTAGGTAGCTTGTGCAACTCCAGCAAAGTGTTGAATATAACTTTGTCAACATCTGCGTTTTTCCGTAGTACGCCAATCTGAATGGAGTTACGTAACGTATTTTCAAAGCACACGGCACGGcatttgaaaataaacaaaaaggAAAAACCGACAAGTCCAAGGCTCGACTCGtgagtgtctgtgtgtgtatgtgtgtgtgtgtgtattatcgACTTGGAATCAACGAAGTAGGTGTCAAGTACTTATCGGATGATCGAGCTGGCGCGGAAGTGGCGGCCAGGAACGAAAGCGCTCGCCTCTTCTTTCGTGTTTGCCTGGCGAAAAGGCAGCGAAAAATGTAGGCGAGTTTCGGCATTGtttacgcgagcgcgcgctcgcgccttAATACAACACTAAAAAAGCCAAAAGTGCGTTGGCGAGGACGAGCCCGTGTATGATCATCGTCGCTCTGTCGTGAATTTGTGATGGAGCTCGCCATACGTGTGTGGGTGCACGTGCGAGAGCCGTTTTTCaagcgtgtgcgtgtgtaaaATGGAGCTATACTTATAAGTTTTCAAGCGCTATCGGCTATACTCAAACTCCAACGTCAAAACGAACGCGCgatctatataggtatagcgtATAGGTATAGCGTATAGGTGTATGTCTCGAATCGAGTATGTGTGTAGCCAAACATGGACCAAACCTTGGCCCGCTCTCTCGCTAATTAAGCGAATCAATGCAGCAGCAGTAAGTAGTAGCCGCCGCTGCTATAACGCTCCTTCTCCTGATGATGCTGATGGTGACGATATCGGCGGCGCACCGCGCAGCAGTCGATTTATCGTCTGCTGCTGGATGATCCCGGAGACGACGTGCACTTGAATTCATAGTTTTTTATCTTCCAGCATTGAGATTCAATGCCACCACTGCGCTCTCCACAGATATAAACACCTATGCGCACCGCACCTATCCTATAAGTACTCTCTCCTACTTCTTGCACAGCAGTAGCCGCGCGTGTTTGCggaacgtgtgtgtgtgtgtgtgtgtgtgggtgcgCGTGTTTTGTTTCGCGctattctcgcgcgcgctactTTACCTTTGTTGCCTCTCTTACTCGACGCACTCGTCTCGTCACTGCGCAAAAtcgaagctgcagcagcgtaGATCACGCTCGCGAATGCGCAGGTAACCTATTCCATAGGCGGTATATGTATGCATGTAGGTATGTGTATTACACGAGGCAACGAGGATGCGCGATGTCAGAGGTCTCCTCCGTCGTacttattttcttttctcgcAATGAGGATCGCGACGCGCGGGCAGAGCTGCGAGCATAACATAACCTTTCTCGCGGTAGAACGCACTCTTCGTCTGATCGTCTCTTGCCCCCTGGCCGCAGAGATAAACATCGCGGGAGGCTCATAGGTAGAGCAAGTGTGCACGGCTGGTTGCAGGCTCAGGCTGGCGTCCACAATTGAGCGTATATGTTAGGGTTTACGTAGAACATAACGTTTTGGGCAGTACTGCCAATCCACTATAGCAGACTGCAGTTGAAACGAAGGAACACACCtgctcaaaatttaacctataaaaatgtttacatttgaattgtaatatatattataataaattagtttctgattaaaaaaaaggtctaccactgtctcaaaaaaggaaaggagaagaaaaaataacgcacatttccaaatgaaaattttattattataattagttaaATAGCATAGGCAATGATTGTATGATTATGTTCTTCATTGTATAAGTAAGCGATTAATAGCTTCAAACTGAAAGACGGAtcatacgtattttattttaaaataacttgaaattttgtccagcatatagtttataattaattgaacatAGTTTTGACATTAAATTTGGTTTACAATATATTGCTTCAATCTTCAGAAAAGCCATTTTGAATTGATGTCTTGCAAATAAGTATCGATGGccagttttgtttaattgttcTCTATGACTCTTTACTATTCGATATTCTTgatgataaaaaatcaataatatttttttcctcagAGCTGCATAGAAGGGAGGAATACAAAATGAAGCCCCTCCACCTCCTGGTACTGAAGATATGGTAGCTACAGAGCGAGCAACTGCACTTTGTGCTGCATGCGAGTTACCAGCAAAaactctttattttttaccttATGCAGATCATTTATTAGGCTACACATTTAGgtagataatttttattatagcaGCAGTAGTTTTTGAAGtcagtaaataaaatatttgtgtttattattatagatTAGAGCATGTTTTATACAACTTAGCCCAAAGTTTTTATCATCAAGAATATCAAATAGTAAAGAGTCATAGAgaacaattaaacaaaactggCCATCGATACTTATTTGCAAGACATCAATTCAAAATGGCTTTTCTGAAGATTGAAGCAATATATTGTAAACCAAATTTAATGTCAAAACTatgttcaattaattataaactatatgctggacaaaatttcaagttattttaaaataaaatacgtatgaTTCGTCTTTCAGTTTGAAGCTATTAATCGCTTACTTATACAATGAAGAACATAATCATACAATCATTGCCTATGCTATttaactaattataataataaaattttcatttggaaatgtgcgttattttttcttctcctttccttttttgagacagtggtagaccttttttttaatcagaaactaatttattataatacattctcttacaacattttataattttatttgaaaaaagaattttacaatttattaccatacaattcaaatttaaacatttttataggttaaaaTTTGAGCAGGTGTGTTCCTTCGTTTCAACTGCAGTCTGCTACAGTGGATTGGCAGTACTGCTCAAAACGTTATGTTCTACGTAAACCCTAACGTATACGCTCAATTGTGGACGCATCCTTATACTAGGTATACCTTTGGGTGTGCATATGCACCGTTCGTCCGTTCCTTggaattatatattaatattatcatTTACGTGAGCGGGAAGTGGCGCCCTCTCTTAAGAATCTGGCTTATGAATGCTTGAATAAAAGATACACACGCGGTGTTCGAGGACGAATTGTAgatatcaaatttatctgcaGTACTTGTATGTATaggtatttattttatttacacagTGATAAGTTTGTTGATAATAGGCTAAAGCAGTGTCAATAGAATGGAACGGAGTTTTTTATAGGAtgcaaaattgtataaaaaagtAGAGATTTTTAATATTGTAATTCCGAttgttccggacgtaaccgagggCTGCTAGGGATAAAAGCAAGTGcgacgtatttattctttatcaatgatatattctacctattagtagttttagcgaacgtttctccATTTGGCTCGgtcatttggctctcatatgcgcgaatcgacaaggcgattcgtggcttcaggccaatacggttaggagtggttttataatcattcctagactgccacgacctcAGTAGGGAGTTTACTCCACGGATTTTGACGGTCACTTTCAGTGAGGAGAggctaaagggccgatctgtgactgccaggccagagagtcgagtggcg
Coding sequences within it:
- the LOC100120345 gene encoding OTU domain-containing protein 7B, with the translated sequence MSLHDTAMSGALSMYDALNQEGGSSGNSLQPPEAGATKKLARGISRATENADIVTHARLQLALGSIDTPEFTFSLPDLSIYPDDFRQFLEKDLIEGGCLASLEAAGRLNWWCGGKNRVLWPLATTGDGNCLLHAASLGMWGFHDRELTLRDTLHNTLSKGEYRLALFRRWRWRQLGLNAVAGLTYTEAEWVAEWQAIVDMASTHPRNQMSTSYQSLEEIHVLALAHILRRPIIVIAETMLRDSEGVALAPIPFGGIYLPLEVPPSRCHRTPLLLAYHSAHFSPLVTVDSSSDPSEGSIQGYSIPLVDPDTGQLYPVLFAVDPGPDWVWAASQDLLACQPDTMEILIKEYLDCEYQVFTPDEIDRLSESDAAKSKTAKQLMGVAKQFGSIGKSVSKKIWFMNRRPKSPPSSNSGGYGDTLLCVRIRSRRHQYADQMLQNYLESAHARYLQDHQGNNPGSEMNYGAGKSKFYAASDSNSHASVSKLPATNHKKDGTLYLSRSTFYNDQVVPEEPKTDLRGNIDSDLVKRCRTQDCKFFGSPENQYYCSQCWADRRQR
- the LOC116738523 gene encoding trafficking protein particle complex subunit 11-like encodes the protein MVATERATALCAACELPAKTLYFLPYADHLLGYTFRLEHVLYNLAQSFYHQEYQIVKSHREQLNKTGHRYLFARHQFKMAFLKIEAIYCKPNLMSKLCSINYKLYAGQNFKLF